The following proteins are co-located in the Catellicoccus marimammalium M35/04/3 genome:
- a CDS encoding TrbC/VirB2 family protein, producing the protein MITNLVLNTAVGQQLLQTYLQMPFNAGDIFGKLSSALGQVHKGLTVLTVALAICAFACVGIMFIASDRMADKAKSWGLRIGVGVIISLTAQLIVSWIQGLV; encoded by the coding sequence ATGATTACAAATCTAGTATTGAATACAGCAGTAGGACAACAGCTTTTACAAACGTATTTACAAATGCCTTTTAATGCTGGAGACATCTTCGGAAAATTAAGTAGTGCATTAGGTCAAGTCCATAAAGGACTGACAGTATTAACGGTTGCCTTAGCTATTTGTGCTTTTGCTTGTGTCGGTATCATGTTCATTGCAAGTGATCGTATGGCGGACAAGGCAAAATCATGGGGCTTACGTATTGGTGTAGGTGTAATTATTTCCTTAACTGCTCAGTTAATTGTTAGTTGGATTCAAGGACTAGTTTAG
- a CDS encoding glutaredoxin family protein — MKKLLYLLIPLIFCVSLVSILFFTTTEDSKVVSETQIKRAKFILFYRKDCSDCKELLEKKGQEIHQKDMLLVDLTEKANQKYQEEYGLVSVPTLFVGKKEYIGTQYITQYLETL; from the coding sequence ATGAAAAAGTTACTGTATTTACTTATTCCATTGATTTTCTGTGTTAGTCTTGTCTCTATTTTATTTTTCACAACTACAGAAGATTCAAAAGTAGTTTCAGAAACTCAAATCAAACGTGCAAAGTTTATTCTTTTCTATCGCAAAGATTGTTCTGATTGTAAGGAGCTATTAGAAAAGAAAGGACAAGAAATTCATCAAAAAGATATGTTATTAGTAGATCTTACAGAAAAAGCTAATCAAAAATATCAAGAAGAATATGGATTGGTTTCTGTACCAACATTATTCGTTGGGAAAAAAGAATATATCGGCACTCAATACATTACTCAATATTTAGAAACTTTGTAG
- a CDS encoding class A sortase, which yields MRVTTRKQRIKRKIIKGVGVSLFSLALGTGVFCITGNAWRANTLEEMQATANSDEIIQNQERLKAGENGQTSNQHAEGETDSAEKSSSLRKGAGYNVDQRAKMDYDGVSIPSLSQVYEANKPRNRKKAMSYVVGTISIPSVNIHLNILQGTNNVNMLYGATTMLPHQEMGKGNYVLAGHNMKERNVLFSNLITDDKPQVHKGDKIYLSDGKKRYTYEVTYTETINMHNTKCLNPSKEPVITLFTCTLDHDNSGKTLYRFVVHGKLV from the coding sequence TTGAGAGTAACAACAAGAAAACAAAGGATAAAAAGAAAGATTATAAAAGGAGTTGGAGTTTCCTTATTTAGCTTAGCATTAGGAACAGGAGTCTTTTGTATTACAGGGAATGCTTGGAGAGCCAATACATTAGAAGAAATGCAAGCTACTGCCAATTCTGATGAGATTATTCAAAATCAGGAGCGGTTAAAGGCAGGAGAGAATGGTCAAACTTCAAATCAACACGCTGAGGGGGAAACGGATTCAGCAGAAAAATCTAGTAGTTTAAGGAAAGGAGCTGGTTACAATGTAGATCAGCGAGCAAAAATGGATTATGACGGAGTATCGATTCCATCACTTTCTCAAGTTTATGAAGCAAATAAACCAAGAAATCGAAAGAAAGCAATGAGCTATGTTGTAGGAACGATTAGCATTCCATCTGTAAATATCCATTTAAATATTTTACAAGGCACAAATAACGTAAATATGCTCTATGGTGCGACAACTATGTTGCCACATCAAGAAATGGGAAAAGGAAATTATGTCTTAGCAGGACATAATATGAAAGAAAGGAATGTTCTCTTTTCAAACCTAATCACTGATGATAAACCTCAAGTCCACAAAGGAGATAAAATCTATCTTTCTGATGGGAAAAAACGATATACGTATGAGGTAACCTATACAGAAACTATTAATATGCACAATACCAAATGTTTAAATCCATCTAAAGAACCTGTAATTACGTTATTTACTTGTACGTTAGACCATGACAACAGTGGTAAAACATTATATCGCTTTGTGGTTCATGGAAAATTAGTTTAG
- a CDS encoding LPXTG cell wall anchor domain-containing protein, translating into MNYKSILSGALVATTLLSAGISAVPAQAKELGSYPKIEVPTDKSKAPKKYAMIAKFTKQSKLEFLSAKSKLKEHTSVSGKKELAFIGLDKSDCGKDIARYMNVGMWEGKAVDVIYHLDSVTKAGFKGGEWIRFNSGSIGLTQGGYKEVKVTQRYVYHDTQKDAPITGSYMTFNDIDAHQALGFSDATMKKVAKIYIAESAKKWIDVTEKNGMTYFGSPSEEDIDPNDPKGKMTMLFDGNSITYSFVKDWSGYNMNKELNWKNSEYDQYYGYRGEKPVRTETLAPTKLVSDKNEKDKKENTLDTASEEYTYTISHSVPAEEKQFFYKSYEMDDTLIPELEIVKDSLKVTNSDGKDVTSLFENQTKGNQVKVVAKKDTLAKPEFYGKDYKFNFKVKVKAGTDLSKLKDKDGKITIPNTATVTKDGDKQSTNKTQTHLTPIKESIKKYIIDDGKAVDTDTITKEDPVVAYRIDNVVPNDVLLKSLMLSDTLDKSLEVADQSKIKVIASDAKANEVKVSENKEENATKAEDKKEETTDSSKDTSKEANKPATFANEAGKEEADKKDTVNYDELIKQVQPIVDKYKNAKPDTKEHVVLSNAKLVSDVLVAKKAGQTAKDKEALESINKALAEKDEKLALTGDMKKDVETLKSVLEKAIASTPAKPDTSKPDASKPSDKPADSSSDQEAGNKEESKGETEKEETDKPTADNVTKEEIAEDVNKEMTGDATPKGEDVTKKGKLEVKDGKVTWTANNPSEFAGKKLSLIIPVKLKAGMKVSDLPQKDGEVQIPNTAKLVVNGKDVASNTVYVGVDKETKEVPKEAPKPEDPKPEEPQQIEGDPKPKFLPQTGTDMMKTVGVGAIGVALGGVIGFLFGRKKK; encoded by the coding sequence ATGAATTATAAATCAATTTTAAGTGGAGCATTAGTTGCTACAACATTACTTTCAGCAGGAATTTCTGCTGTACCAGCACAAGCAAAAGAATTAGGATCATATCCTAAAATTGAAGTGCCAACAGATAAATCAAAAGCACCGAAAAAATATGCAATGATTGCTAAATTTACAAAACAATCAAAATTAGAGTTCTTAAGTGCGAAAAGTAAATTAAAAGAACATACCAGCGTAAGTGGTAAAAAAGAATTAGCTTTTATTGGATTAGATAAATCTGATTGTGGTAAAGATATTGCCCGTTACATGAATGTAGGTATGTGGGAAGGTAAAGCTGTTGACGTTATTTACCACCTAGATTCAGTAACGAAAGCAGGATTCAAAGGAGGAGAATGGATTCGCTTTAATAGTGGTTCTATTGGATTAACACAAGGTGGATACAAAGAAGTTAAAGTTACTCAACGTTATGTCTACCATGACACACAAAAAGACGCTCCAATCACAGGATCTTATATGACGTTTAATGATATTGACGCCCACCAAGCTCTTGGTTTTTCTGACGCTACTATGAAAAAAGTAGCTAAAATCTATATTGCAGAGTCTGCAAAAAAATGGATTGATGTAACAGAAAAGAATGGTATGACATACTTCGGTTCTCCATCAGAGGAAGATATTGATCCTAATGATCCAAAAGGTAAAATGACTATGTTGTTTGATGGAAACTCCATCACTTATTCTTTTGTAAAAGATTGGTCAGGATACAATATGAATAAGGAATTGAATTGGAAAAATTCAGAATATGATCAATACTACGGCTACAGAGGAGAAAAACCAGTTCGTACAGAAACTTTAGCTCCTACAAAATTAGTATCTGATAAAAACGAAAAAGATAAAAAAGAAAATACATTAGATACTGCTTCAGAAGAATATACCTACACGATCTCTCATTCCGTACCAGCAGAAGAAAAACAATTCTTCTATAAGAGTTATGAAATGGACGATACTTTGATTCCAGAATTGGAAATCGTTAAAGATAGTCTGAAAGTAACGAACTCTGATGGTAAAGACGTAACGAGCTTATTTGAAAATCAAACAAAAGGTAATCAAGTAAAAGTTGTTGCGAAAAAAGATACGTTAGCTAAGCCAGAATTTTACGGTAAAGACTACAAATTTAACTTCAAAGTGAAAGTGAAAGCAGGAACTGACCTTTCTAAATTGAAAGATAAAGATGGAAAAATTACGATTCCAAATACCGCTACTGTTACAAAAGATGGAGATAAACAGTCTACAAATAAAACGCAGACGCACTTAACTCCAATTAAAGAGTCTATCAAAAAATATATTATTGATGATGGAAAAGCAGTAGATACAGATACCATCACAAAAGAAGACCCAGTAGTTGCTTATCGTATTGATAATGTCGTTCCAAACGATGTATTATTAAAATCTTTAATGTTATCTGATACATTAGATAAATCATTAGAAGTAGCTGATCAAAGTAAAATTAAAGTGATTGCTTCTGACGCCAAAGCAAATGAAGTAAAAGTGTCTGAAAATAAAGAAGAAAATGCTACAAAAGCAGAAGATAAGAAAGAAGAAACAACAGATTCTTCTAAAGATACAAGTAAAGAAGCAAATAAACCAGCAACTTTTGCCAATGAAGCAGGAAAAGAAGAAGCTGATAAGAAAGATACTGTAAATTACGATGAATTGATTAAACAAGTTCAACCTATCGTAGATAAATATAAAAATGCAAAACCAGATACGAAAGAACACGTAGTCTTATCTAACGCTAAATTAGTAAGTGATGTATTAGTAGCTAAAAAAGCAGGTCAAACTGCAAAAGATAAAGAAGCACTAGAAAGCATTAATAAAGCGTTAGCTGAAAAAGATGAAAAATTAGCATTAACTGGCGACATGAAAAAAGATGTAGAAACATTGAAATCTGTGTTAGAAAAAGCAATAGCTTCTACTCCAGCAAAACCAGATACTTCTAAACCAGACGCTTCTAAACCAAGCGATAAACCTGCAGATTCTTCTAGTGATCAAGAAGCAGGAAACAAAGAAGAAAGTAAAGGCGAAACTGAAAAAGAAGAAACAGACAAACCTACTGCAGATAATGTCACAAAAGAAGAGATTGCAGAAGATGTCAATAAAGAAATGACAGGAGACGCAACTCCTAAAGGCGAAGATGTTACGAAAAAAGGAAAACTAGAAGTAAAAGACGGTAAAGTAACATGGACTGCGAATAATCCAAGTGAGTTTGCAGGTAAGAAATTATCTTTAATCATTCCAGTGAAATTAAAAGCAGGAATGAAAGTTTCTGATTTACCACAAAAAGATGGAGAAGTTCAAATTCCAAATACTGCTAAATTAGTTGTAAATGGAAAAGATGTGGCTTCTAACACAGTTTATGTAGGAGTTGATAAAGAAACCAAAGAAGTGCCAAAAGAAGCACCTAAACCAGAAGATCCAAAACCAGAAGAGCCTCAACAAATTGAAGGCGATCCAAAACCTAAATTCTTACCACAAACAGGTACAGATATGATGAAGACGGTGGGTGTTGGAGCAATCGGTGTTGCATTAGGTGGCGTTATTGGCTTCTTGTTCGGACGTAAGAAAAAATAA